The following are encoded in a window of Thermodesulfobacterium geofontis OPF15 genomic DNA:
- a CDS encoding TatD family hydrolase: MKLIDTHAHLNFSDFFKKDLEEVIKRAKENGVIHVIVVGIDLTTNQRALELSKLYPDFITPAIAFHPHEVKKIKEQDYKFLEENIEKVCAIGETGLDWVKEYSPKEAQIEHFLRHLELAKKYNKPVILHLRGDDLFWKEALKILKNYSDLKLLFHCYTSHKFIASKILDLGGFISVPGVVTFEKAEILKEAVKFIPKDRLMLETDSPFLAPHPFRGKRNEPAFLIYIAQKVAEIKNMDLEEISEKTTENAIKFFNLKI, from the coding sequence ATGAAACTTATTGATACCCACGCCCATTTAAATTTTTCAGATTTTTTTAAAAAGGATTTAGAAGAAGTAATAAAAAGGGCAAAAGAAAATGGAGTTATTCATGTTATAGTAGTAGGGATAGATCTTACTACTAACCAAAGAGCTTTGGAATTATCTAAACTTTATCCTGATTTTATAACACCTGCGATTGCCTTTCACCCTCATGAAGTAAAAAAAATTAAAGAGCAAGATTATAAGTTTTTAGAAGAAAATATAGAAAAAGTTTGCGCTATAGGAGAAACTGGTCTTGATTGGGTTAAAGAATATTCACCTAAGGAAGCCCAAATAGAGCATTTTCTGAGACATTTAGAATTGGCTAAAAAATATAATAAACCTGTAATTCTTCATTTAAGAGGAGATGACCTTTTTTGGAAAGAGGCTTTAAAAATTTTGAAGAATTATTCGGATTTAAAACTTCTTTTTCATTGTTATACCTCTCATAAATTTATTGCTTCTAAAATTCTTGATTTAGGTGGTTTTATTTCCGTTCCAGGAGTAGTAACTTTTGAAAAGGCTGAAATTTTAAAAGAAGCTGTTAAATTTATTCCTAAGGATAGACTTATGTTAGAAACAGATAGCCCCTTTTTAGCACCTCATCCCTTTAGAGGAAAAAGAAATGAACCGGCATTTTTAATCTATATAGCTCAAAAGGTTGCAGAAATTAAAAATATGGATTTAGAAGAGATTTCAGAAAAAACTACAGAAAATGCAATCAAATTTTTTAATTTAAAAATTTAA
- the mazG gene encoding nucleoside triphosphate pyrophosphohydrolase: MKIEKEKADFYTLWDIIKALRSENGCPWDKKQTPQSLKKYLIEEVYEVLEAIDKSNPEEIREELGDLLFLLLFIIYLYEEEKLFTLKDLLYLTAQKMIRRHPHVFGEEVAKSAEEVIKRWQKIKKEEGKEPSILGNIPKSLPALQRAFRLGERAGRVGFDWEKGEEVLEKIKEEIEEIKESLNNLPKEKLKEEIGDLLFSIANFSRKLEINPEEALKLALNKFENRFKLLEKEIEKRGLSWEKLNIKELDQIWEEIKNHYEPNNY, from the coding sequence ATGAAGATAGAAAAAGAAAAGGCTGATTTTTATACACTTTGGGATATTATAAAAGCTTTAAGAAGTGAAAATGGGTGTCCTTGGGATAAAAAACAAACCCCCCAAAGTTTAAAAAAATATCTTATAGAAGAGGTTTATGAAGTTTTAGAAGCTATAGATAAAAGCAATCCAGAAGAAATAAGAGAAGAGTTGGGGGATCTTTTATTTCTTCTTCTTTTTATTATATACCTTTATGAAGAAGAAAAGCTTTTTACTTTAAAAGATCTTCTCTATTTAACAGCCCAAAAAATGATACGAAGACACCCACATGTTTTTGGAGAAGAAGTGGCTAAAAGTGCTGAAGAAGTAATTAAGCGCTGGCAAAAAATTAAAAAAGAAGAGGGAAAAGAGCCTTCAATACTTGGAAATATTCCAAAAAGTTTACCAGCTTTACAAAGAGCTTTTAGATTAGGAGAAAGAGCTGGTAGAGTCGGATTTGATTGGGAAAAAGGAGAAGAGGTTCTTGAGAAAATAAAGGAGGAAATAGAAGAAATTAAAGAATCTTTAAATAATCTTCCTAAGGAAAAATTGAAAGAAGAAATAGGAGATCTTTTATTTAGCATAGCTAATTTTTCAAGAAAACTTGAAATTAATCCTGAAGAAGCTTTAAAACTTGCTTTAAATAAATTTGAAAACCGTTTTAAATTACTTGAAAAAGAAATAGAAAAAAGAGGACTCTCTTGGGAAAAATTAAATATTAAAGAGCTTGATCAAATATGGGAAGAAATAAAGAATCATTATGAGCCAAACAATTATTGA
- the leuD gene encoding 3-isopropylmalate dehydratase small subunit, producing the protein MDKIKGKAWKFGDNIDTDVIIPARYLNTTDPEELAKHCMEDADPEFPKKVNKGDIIVAGKNFGCGSSREHAPIAIKACGIACVIAESFARIFYRNAFNTGLLILECPEAVKEIDTGDELEIYPEEGKIINLTKNKVFFTKPLPPFMKEILDDGGLIPHIMKKFKN; encoded by the coding sequence ATGGATAAAATTAAAGGAAAAGCTTGGAAATTTGGAGACAATATAGATACAGATGTAATAATTCCTGCAAGATATTTAAATACTACTGATCCGGAAGAATTAGCTAAACACTGCATGGAGGATGCGGATCCAGAATTTCCAAAAAAAGTTAATAAGGGTGATATTATTGTAGCAGGAAAAAATTTTGGATGTGGCTCCTCCCGTGAACATGCACCTATTGCCATAAAAGCCTGTGGAATAGCCTGTGTTATAGCTGAAAGTTTTGCAAGAATTTTTTACAGAAACGCCTTTAACACCGGGCTTTTGATTTTGGAATGTCCTGAAGCAGTTAAAGAAATAGACACCGGAGATGAATTAGAAATTTATCCTGAGGAAGGAAAAATAATTAATCTAACCAAAAATAAAGTATTTTTTACTAAACCTTTACCTCCTTTCATGAAAGAAATACTTGATGACGGTGGCTTAATTCCCCACATTATGAAAAAATTTAAAAATTAA
- a CDS encoding metal ABC transporter ATP-binding protein: protein MSQTIIEVQNLYFSYEDHLILENINLKVEKGDFLALIGPNGGGKTTLARCILGFLTPTKGKIFLWGEEIRNFKNWHKIGYVPQRAGDLIDSLTPLSVKEFLLLPFKWYKVSLKPSLLDKLTEKFGMKNLLNKKIGELSYGQLQRSYIVRALILDPEILILDEPSVGLDFFTQEVFYETLGEFHKRGLTIILITHETWLLTKWVNKVACINQKLYFHGDHESFCIMAKKLEFFPEHHKIEHTHW, encoded by the coding sequence ATGAGCCAAACAATTATTGAAGTACAAAATCTCTATTTTTCTTATGAAGATCACCTTATTCTTGAAAATATTAATTTAAAAGTAGAAAAGGGGGATTTTTTAGCTTTAATCGGACCAAATGGAGGAGGAAAAACCACCCTTGCAAGATGTATTCTTGGATTTTTAACTCCCACTAAAGGAAAGATATTTCTTTGGGGAGAAGAAATCAGAAATTTTAAAAATTGGCATAAAATAGGCTATGTACCTCAAAGAGCAGGAGACTTAATAGATTCCTTAACACCTCTTTCTGTTAAAGAGTTCCTTTTGCTTCCCTTTAAATGGTATAAAGTTTCTCTAAAACCTTCTTTATTAGATAAATTAACAGAAAAGTTTGGTATGAAAAATCTTCTTAATAAAAAAATCGGTGAACTATCCTATGGACAACTTCAAAGATCCTATATAGTAAGAGCACTTATTTTAGACCCGGAAATTTTGATACTCGATGAACCCTCTGTAGGATTAGATTTTTTTACTCAGGAGGTTTTTTACGAAACCTTAGGAGAATTTCATAAAAGGGGACTTACCATTATCCTAATAACTCACGAAACTTGGCTTTTAACTAAATGGGTTAATAAAGTAGCTTGTATTAATCAAAAACTTTATTTCCATGGAGATCACGAAAGCTTTTGTATTATGGCTAAAAAATTAGAATTCTTCCCAGAACATCATAAAATTGAACATACCCATTGGTAA
- the leuC gene encoding 3-isopropylmalate dehydratase large subunit produces the protein MKKRPMTLAEKILATKLKRDYVEPGELVEVPVDLTLANDITAPLAIKIFESTNIGKVFDPEKIVLVMDHFTPNKDIKSAEQVRLCREFARKYKISHYYEGGNCGIEHALLPELGLVGPGDIVIGADSHTCTYGALGAFATGVGSTDLAAAWITGKTWFKVPETIKFVYYGRPKPWITGKDLILYTIGDIGVDGALYKAMEFTGETIKKLSMAERFTMANMAIEAGGKVGLIEPDKITLAYIKNRFKREPVILKADKNAKYIEIREYDVSKIDLLVALPHLPSNVKPVKDLPDKIYIDQVVIGSCTNGRIEDLAIAAKILKNRKVNPNVRCIIIPATPKIYYEALKRGYIRVFIEAGAIVSPPTCGPCLGGHMGILAKGEKAVATTNRNFVGRMGHPESEVYLSGPAVAAASAVLGYIGTPEELGLREED, from the coding sequence ATGAAAAAACGTCCTATGACCTTAGCAGAAAAAATTTTAGCAACCAAATTAAAAAGAGATTATGTAGAACCTGGAGAATTAGTAGAAGTTCCAGTAGATTTAACATTGGCAAATGATATTACAGCCCCTTTAGCTATTAAAATTTTTGAGTCTACAAACATTGGAAAAGTTTTTGATCCAGAAAAAATAGTTCTCGTAATGGATCATTTTACTCCTAATAAAGATATTAAAAGTGCAGAACAAGTAAGACTTTGTAGAGAGTTTGCCAGAAAATATAAGATTTCACACTATTATGAAGGAGGAAACTGTGGTATTGAACATGCTTTACTTCCAGAACTGGGTTTAGTAGGACCAGGGGATATCGTAATCGGAGCTGATAGCCATACTTGTACTTATGGAGCTTTAGGAGCTTTTGCTACAGGAGTTGGTTCAACAGATCTTGCAGCTGCTTGGATTACCGGTAAAACATGGTTTAAAGTTCCAGAAACTATTAAATTTGTTTACTATGGAAGACCTAAACCTTGGATTACTGGAAAAGATCTTATTCTTTATACTATAGGAGATATAGGAGTTGACGGAGCACTTTATAAAGCAATGGAATTTACAGGAGAAACAATAAAAAAACTTTCTATGGCTGAAAGATTTACTATGGCAAACATGGCTATTGAGGCAGGAGGGAAGGTAGGTTTAATAGAACCTGATAAAATAACCTTGGCTTATATAAAAAATCGTTTTAAAAGGGAACCGGTTATTTTAAAAGCTGACAAAAATGCTAAGTACATAGAAATTAGAGAATATGATGTTTCTAAAATAGATCTTCTTGTTGCCCTACCTCATCTTCCTTCTAATGTAAAACCAGTTAAAGATCTGCCTGATAAAATTTATATTGATCAGGTAGTAATTGGATCTTGTACCAATGGAAGAATTGAAGATTTAGCAATTGCTGCAAAAATTTTAAAAAATCGTAAGGTAAATCCTAATGTAAGATGTATTATTATACCAGCAACGCCCAAAATTTACTATGAAGCATTGAAGAGAGGTTATATTAGAGTATTTATAGAAGCTGGGGCTATTGTATCACCTCCCACCTGTGGCCCCTGTCTTGGTGGACATATGGGAATTTTAGCAAAAGGAGAAAAGGCTGTGGCAACCACTAATAGAAATTTTGTGGGAAGAATGGGACATCCTGAGAGTGAGGTATATCTTTCTGGACCTGCTGTTGCAGCTGCAAGTGCAGTACTTGGATATATAGGAACTCCGGAAGAATTGGGACTTAGAGAGGAGGATTAA
- a CDS encoding metal ABC transporter permease has product MEFFLDSINLIKWGLLSGMLLGLSISFTSPFLILKRNALFPHALTHIYFLAVIITSLILNNLPFFLSFPFIVIFTLLFTSLIWILKKYTKFYEDTATSIIAHLALGLALIVAAKTYQYDARILSYLFGSLLGITYKDFFESLIVLFFTLFLFYRFYPLWIAQITDKELPGLNFKLANFSFLILITLQIIIGVKLMGILLVSVLFVFSTTFVLQFIKSFKFLIIVICFLNIIGILGGALISIFFDIPFSGAVVIFMSLYILISLIRGFLR; this is encoded by the coding sequence ATGGAATTTTTTCTTGATTCTATAAATTTAATAAAATGGGGACTTTTATCAGGAATGTTATTAGGACTATCTATTTCCTTTACTTCCCCCTTTCTTATTTTAAAAAGAAATGCCCTTTTTCCTCATGCTTTAACTCATATATACTTTTTGGCTGTAATTATCACTTCTTTAATTTTAAATAATTTGCCTTTTTTTCTTTCCTTTCCTTTTATAGTTATTTTTACCCTCCTTTTTACTTCCTTAATCTGGATTTTAAAAAAATACACCAAATTTTATGAAGATACTGCTACTTCTATTATTGCACATTTAGCTTTAGGATTAGCCTTGATAGTAGCTGCAAAAACTTACCAATATGATGCAAGAATCCTTTCTTATCTTTTTGGAAGTTTACTTGGCATCACTTATAAAGATTTTTTTGAAAGCTTAATAGTTCTTTTCTTTACTTTATTCTTGTTTTATAGATTTTATCCTTTATGGATAGCACAAATCACTGATAAAGAACTTCCAGGGCTTAATTTCAAATTAGCTAATTTTTCATTTTTAATCTTAATCACTTTGCAAATTATAATTGGAGTAAAATTAATGGGAATTTTATTGGTTTCGGTTTTATTCGTATTTTCAACTACTTTTGTTTTACAATTTATAAAAAGTTTTAAATTTTTAATAATAGTTATTTGTTTTTTGAATATTATTGGAATTTTAGGAGGAGCTTTAATATCTATTTTTTTTGATATTCCATTTTCTGGGGCAGTAGTTATATTTATGAGCTTATATATTTTAATTTCTTTAATCAGAGGCTTTTTGAGATGA